In Deltaproteobacteria bacterium, a single window of DNA contains:
- a CDS encoding GntR family transcriptional regulator, translated as MSSSRNNLVQKALDHLTGEILANRLRPNQSIREPEIAATLGISRSPVREALRILERDGLVVYRQGRGTFVADVTPEDADELYLIHGHLMGLAVKLACQKMTDEDVTELEALVAGLAAAAEEDDRSGFLAVRSRVERFIASRSLSPRLARLIETMGYPCARYRSFHVAVPGYMSHVAEAYRGICMAFRSKDEASAEQLRVDIIDLGRSLLQRYFFEPLQGRAEPPAAGSPRGPYDGDADVKERARNG; from the coding sequence AGATCCTCGCCAACCGGTTGCGCCCCAACCAAAGCATCCGGGAGCCGGAGATCGCGGCGACGTTGGGCATCAGCCGCTCGCCCGTGCGGGAGGCGCTGCGCATCCTCGAGCGGGACGGTCTGGTGGTCTACCGGCAAGGACGCGGCACTTTCGTGGCCGACGTTACTCCGGAGGACGCGGACGAGCTTTACCTGATCCACGGGCACCTCATGGGGCTGGCGGTCAAGTTGGCGTGCCAGAAGATGACGGACGAGGACGTGACCGAACTGGAAGCGCTGGTTGCCGGGCTGGCCGCGGCGGCCGAGGAGGATGACCGGTCCGGCTTCCTTGCGGTCCGAAGCCGGGTCGAGCGTTTCATCGCCAGCAGGTCCCTGTCGCCCCGGCTGGCGCGCCTGATCGAGACCATGGGCTACCCCTGTGCGAGGTATCGGTCCTTCCACGTGGCGGTGCCCGGCTACATGAGCCACGTGGCGGAAGCCTACCGCGGCATCTGCATGGCCTTCCGCTCCAAGGACGAGGCAAGCGCGGAACAGTTGCGCGTCGACATCATCGACCTGGGACGGAGCCTGCTGCAGCGCTATTTCTTCGAGCCCTTGCAAGGCCGGGCGGAGCCGCCGGCCGCCGGTTCCCCGCGCGGGCCGTACGACGGCGACGCGGACGTGAAGGAGAGGGCGCGGAATGGATGA